A window of Felis catus isolate Fca126 chromosome A3, F.catus_Fca126_mat1.0, whole genome shotgun sequence genomic DNA:
CTACGTGGCctgtgctctccccaccccccacccctggcacagTCTCCTGCTGCATTATCAACGTTTGTATAAATGCCTCACTTCCCCCACTAGCTCTTCGAGAGCCAGAACTTGATTTGATCCATGTAGAATTGTCCCTGCAGCACAGATGGTGTTTACTAAGTATTTTTGAATGGGTCAGAGAATGAATCTCTACCTTAGGGCTTTTTCTGCTGGACAGTCTCCGTGTCTTGTGACTCaaagaaaggatggatggatgggtgggtgggtgggacaaatgaaagaataaaggatTGAATATGTATAGAGGCCAGTTAACCTCTCATAGGGAAAATAAGCAAGCCTGTTCTCTCCAGATGCTTCTGCTGATTCTGACCAGCTAACACATAAATATAGACTCTTGGAACAGAGGGGACAGGTGGAAGTGGGGTGTCTCGGGGCAACCTCTCTCCACTCTACAGACTGGGGCGGGGCATAGGGCATTGCTCTCCCTGACGTTTTCCGTGGCCCCCGCTGAGTAGTGTGGGGGAAGGAGTGACAGGACATTGGGTCTCTAGGGATTCCTGCCTGTGAAACTGCCGTGCCCCTGTTTTCTACCTCAGATAGTTTCCAGGCTGAGGCCCGAGCTTCAGGCCCCGAAGCCTGAAGGAGATCAGTAGGCTGAGACAGCAGGAGCCAGAGGGACGGCTTCAGAGAAAGTGCCTTTTGAATGTTCCCTCGACCATGGAGAGGAGCCTCAAGCACCATTTCCTCCTTCTCAGGAGATCGGCACCACGCTCCCACACACTCCCCTGCCTCACAGGTCCCTCGAGGCCAAGCCGGAGTCTTGAAGAggcggggaggagaggcagaTATATGCGGGGCAGGAAGGTGCCCACGGGTCCAAGTGGCAAGGGGCGGAGGGGCTACACACACCCTTCTTTCTTCCGcgataaaaaaacaaacactttacCTCTTTTCGCTGCCTCCTTCGTCTCAAAGAAAGGCATAGAGCTGAGAAATGGTCCCTCTGCTGTGCTTAGCTCTCAACTTAGAGGAGGTTAGACCTCTTGGCTTTGGTCTTCCCTTGCCCTTCATTCCGTGAGAAAGCGAAATGTGCATGCAGAAGGGAACGCAGAGCTGGGGGCCATCTGCACTCCAGAGGGCAGTGGTTCCCTCCGGTCAGCCTGGACggtccctgggcctggaggctTCAGGCCAATGGGATGCTCCCTCCCTCgacctcccccagcctcctgcgGAATGATGCTCTGTGGCCAAGCAGGTACCAAAGGATAAATGTGCTATATTAACGTGAGTACGACGGACAAATGCACTGCAGTAGTAAGCACGTCATAGATACATAGAATATTGTCTCTCTAGTCTGAACATAGATAGAAAATAAGTtatacttgtttttgttttccatcacAGTAGGAGGATAGCATACAAAGTGATTGGTTCAGTGGCCACAAAGCAAGCCAAGGGAGAAACCATAAAGGAGGGCGTAGGGCACGGAGAATGGTGGCGATGTGCCAAGGACGCTGCAGAGTCGCGGGGGCTCCTGCAGGGAACAGGACCTCAGACCTCTCAGGACAGCCTTCTGAGTTAGCACGAGGTCCCACTTGACGACAGCCGGTGGCTGCATCTGAGCTGGGATGATTCAGGCCCCTGGGTGGGCGGCAGAGCGGGGACGGGCGCAAACAGCATCCAGCAGGCCAGCCCACTCTCCCGCTGGCGCTATTGGACTTCTGTGATTTTAGGAACACGGGCCGCAGAGCCAGACGGCACGGTTTGCTTCTGTGATGTGACAGATGGCCAGACTGATGGCCCACCACATGCTGGCTGGCCCTCCTCCCTCACCAGCCGGCTCTGGGCGGCCGAGGTGCCCTGCGTGCTTGGCCTGTTCTCCAAGGTTCATAGCCCACTAGCGATGCTGGGATCCTGCACATATCGCCACAGCAGAAGGAAGGGTCTGAGGTCTTGGCTCTGAATCCTTTCTCTACCACGTGACCTCTGTGACTTCGGGAAGGTCACCTGAACTCCTCTGAGTCTCaagttcctcatctgcaaagtggggggGACTGATGCTTACTTCCTTGGGGGCTGGCAAGGGCCGGGTGGGATGCTGTATGTAAGGTGCCCAACATGGCTGgctcctggcacacaggaggggcTGGATACATGGGAGATGGATCTGAGCTTCCAGACATCAGGGCTGGGTGAGAAAACACCAACCTCACAAAATCTGGGGAATAAAGCCACCTTGACTGGCTTAGGGTTGAGGATTTAGGGCAATTTCTTTACCTTCTTTCCTGCcaattttttctcctctctccaggTCTGGGATTCTTTGAAATGAAGTAGGGGTAGGGTTCAAGGGCAGGTCTGCCGAGGCAGACACAGCCCGAGCCTAGGAAAGCACACAGCTCAAGGTCATGTCTCTTCACATCTGGGACCAGGTAGAGGATGCTTCTTCCTTCCCCGCCATCCCTCCCACCAACCCCTGCTCCCCACAGCAGCCCCTAACTCCCATCTCTCAGACCTGGACCATTTTTCCCCACTGGGAAGCCGAAGAGTGGGGGACGGCACTGAAAACAGTGAGCGCCTATTGAGTGAGAAGCATTTTCCATCTGTTCTGAGCCCAGGGAATCTGGAGGTGGATGGGCCACCCGCGGACAGGTGAACTGCCTCTGCGGGTGGTGGGagatgggagggaaagagggatggAGACCTGGTCTTGAACCTGGGGCCCTGGGAGCACTCCTGTGCTTCTACCAATGCTGAGAACTTGGAGATGTGTCCAAAGACCAGCCTGGAAGCCTGGGGCTCCCTGTCCCCTCTCATCTGCAGTGTACTTCTCAAgatctgtgtgtgtacatgtgtgtgtatctgtgtgtgtgtgtgtgcgcgcacgcacacatcTCATTCTCCCCCGTCCCCTCTAACACCTGCCTGCCCTGAACCTCCTCCTCCGTCCATCACTCAGCAACTTTCCTCTTGGATGGAGGCAGCAGGTGGGCGGGCAGCTCGTTGGGCAGCTCGTGCCCCTCCAGCTTGACCTTGATCAGGTGGTTGGCCAGTGCAAACTCCTCGTCATCCAGCATGCCGTCCTTGTCGATGTCAGCCAGCTTCCAGATCTTGCCCAGCACGCTGTTGGGCAGCTTGGAACGCACCATCTCCTTCTTGGCATTGGCCCCTGTGATCTTGCCGTCCACCGGTGACAGGGTGTAGAAGATCTCGTCGTACATGGGCTTGTCCCTGGCCACCACCCACTCGGCGTCATCGatgccctccccagccccctccccataGCCATGACCGAAGGGGCCGTGCAGGGTGCCCTCGAACGCCCCGCCCTTCACCATCTGCACAGGCCGCTGTGTCTCCTCCTGCCGCACCAGCACCATGAGCTGGGCGATGTCGTGGGCCAACATATCATCCACCACCTCCAGCAGCTTGCTTTTCAGTGGCTGGAATTTGCTAAAGTCCTGGGCCTGCAGCTGGtcctgggaagaggaagagaaaagaaggtgaGCGTAGGAGGCAAGGGAAGGAGCTATTTCCCCTTGTTGGGGATGCTGCCTTCTGCTAATGCTGGAATGTTCACAGCCCTGGAAGCTAAACTGAtcgcaaaataatgaaatattgaaagatagaggagaagaaaaaaaggcacaTTGGCTCTTGGTGGAAGTTTTCAGGAGAGGACAGTCTCAGGGTctagggaagaaaaggaaatggaacaaATATTGGTTTGATCCATTTATCTGGATTCCCTTTAATACGCTGGAAAGCAATTACATTTCTCTTTCAGCTAGTTTTGGCTATTGAGGGATGGTTCCTGAATGCTTTGTCCTCTGAGACCGAGGCGTATGTGTCTCTGTGCTCTAACCACGGTGGTAGTACTGGGAACACTGCAAATGCCTCACTGCGTGATCTCATTCGCTCTTCCGGGGTCTTTCTGAGGGAGGGGAATCACATTCTATCCCCATTAAGGGAAGGAAAGACGGAGGCACAGGCAACTGAAAACAAATCCTAATAGAAGCCAAGGCTCATCTCCAAACCAGTGATTCTTACTCATGCTGCTCATCGGAATTAGCTGGAGAGTTTTCAGATACCTGCGTCTCCCCTGAGGGTTCTGACACAGTAGACACAGGCGGGCAGATTCTGTAAAAGCCTGCCTTCCCGTGACACCCACACCACATGGTGGAAGAAATATGTTCCACTTGGCGCATCTCTGCGATTTTGAGGCGTCTGAGTCGAGAACACCCGGCTGCTCCTTGGCCTTTTCAGTGACAAGGTGAGAGCTTTCTGCTCCGGCCGTTGGCTCTGACCACAACAAGCTCAGGACACTGGGCAGAGGCCAGTGCACAGAAATCTCAGGGACAAGCACATCGAGTTCCCGgcagaaaaattcagaaaacaccCACGGCGACATTTTAAGAGCGAGTGTCAGCTTGTGCGTTTCTCACCTCCCCTCTAAGGCAGGGCCAAGCCtaggaggcaggtgggggccgGTGGGGGTGTGCAGGGCAGAAGCAGACTAGCCCAAGGTCCCTGGCATCTCTCTCAGCCCGTCCACGTCGAGGTGTGTTTGGTGGGCTCCCAAACGGGCAACCTAATATCTTCCAGGGGGCACAGTGGGTGCTCCCATCACCCCACATCGATGGCCCGCCAGGCGGCCATTTACATGGTTGGTTCAGGGCACCAGACGACAGATCCTAACCTGTGACTGGCAAACAGATAAGAAGGTGAAATCTGTATGCGGCAAAAGGATTCCTCACATTAAAAATGGGGTCGTGTGGTCCCTTTCGAATGCTATCTTCCTAAATGTTTGCTTCTAGAGCACaacattcttttctaattttaatttgtttattttagagagagagagtgcatgcacgcacatgagcaggggagaggacagagggaaagacaatctcaagcaggctccatgcccccagcatggagcctgatgcagggctcgatcccacgaccctgggatcatggcctgagccgaaatcaagagtcggacgctcaaccgactgagccacccgggcgcccccagatcGTTACCTTCTTAACAGAAAGAGGAGCTGAACGTTGAAGTATTCCAAGCCACGGCTGAGTGACAAACCTGAGTTATGTTAAAGTAATTCTGAAATTAGTAACTGGCTTGTGGTAGGTGGTTCCAGGAATGAATGGATACATGAACGCATGCACTATTtgaatgtctatttttttctcttccttttagcACATAGGAAGCTAAAAATGCCTGTTTGGGACCGTACTGATGTTCTGAACCTCCGGTCTTAAACTGAGAAACGATCAAAAGATCAAAACCAGCAACGAGAGCAAAAACAGTTATTACAACTACATGTGCtgctattcttaaaaaaattccctaattctcagaaaacttttttattttttttaatgtttatttatttctgagacagagacagagcatgaatggggaaggggcagagagagagggggacacagaatccgaagcaggctccaggctctgagctgtcagcatagagctcgactcggggctcgaactcacagaccatgagatgatgacctggagccgaagtcggacgctcaaccgactgagccacccaggcgtcccagagaaagcttttatttttaaataattacagaacCATGAGATGCTGCAAAAATTGTACAGAGAAGTAGGTCCCCGTGTTCACCACTCAGCTTCCCTCAGTGGTGACATCTTACCTAACTCGAGGCTGCATTTTaagagccaggccctgggctaagCACCTTGCAAATATTATCTCACTGATGATGCTCACAGCGTACATCTAAGGTGGGTGCATCGGAGCCTGAGGTTACAGatgaagagtcagaggctcagagaggatcCAGTTAGCATTGGTGTGGTGGCTTCTCGCTTGGACTGTGGGGATATTCTGGCTTTTCTACCAGCAGCCTGTGTGAACAGCGCACTCAGAAAACTGCCAGCCATTAATTACACAGGTCAGTTAGCTTTGTAGACCTCAGTTGGCTCCTCtgtaaaaggaggaagaagaatgcCTCCCTCAGAGGACGGCTTTGGGGACTAACGTGAGAAGCCAGGTGTGATGGTGCTAGGCCAAGATAGGAACCCACGGTGTACCCCAAAGAGAGCAGGCTTCAGTGCAGGCTTCTGCTTCTTCATGGCTTGTGTCCCAAACTGCTCCCAAGTGGGAGCTCAGAGGTAAACTTAGGCACTCGAGGGCCTGGAGACCCTGTGTCAGGTGACATTCCATATCACGTGGCATGGCAGGGATTTCAAGCTTGTGGTGGCTGTGACTGGGGGAGGTCTAAACTGGAGGTATCGGGTCCCAAGCATCATGATACCCCAGCCTCCCTGGGAGCATTGGGGCTCTGTGTTCTCCCCAGACCCAGGTAGGACACCTGCTGGGCCAGCAGTGGTCCAGCACGGAGGGCAGACCTGGGGCCATCTCCTTGCCTTCTGATTCTGGGCAATCGGACTGTCCCTTGTCCTGGAGCCCCAGACCCCTAGTTACCTGCATCCTTTTCAGGTTGGGAAAGTCCCCAGGTGAGATCTGGTGCTCGCGCTCGATCCGGCCGTAAATCTCAGCCAGGTTGTTCACCAGCTCCTTCTTCTTATTATCCTTTCCGAATACCGACGGCATCTCCTTCTTCAGGGAGCTGATGATGTAGGCATGaacctgagaaccaggagaagAGAGCAATCTTCCGATCAAGACCCTTGATCCGTTTCTTCCCTCCAGGGTAGCTCTGGCCCCCTCTCTTTCCATAAATCCCTCCTCCTGCTGCTACCTCTGCAATCATTTCTATCTCACCCCCTTGCTCTCTCATCGCTTGCAGCGCTGAGCTGTTTTCCTAGATCACATGGGAAAGGTGAGACTGTGGGGGGGAGGTTAAGGTCAAGGCAGTTATAGGGATGGTAATACTGGTGATGATGTTGAGGACGAGGAAGCCAGCAACAGCTAACGTTTCCTGAGCACCTCTAAcgatgccaggcactgtgacgGGGCTGTGACATTCCTTACCTTACTtcaccctcccaccccttcattttacagatgtggaaagagGCACAGGGAGACTAAGGACCTTGCCAGGTTGGGATCACATTTCATAAACTCCAATCTGGCCACCTGACGCCAGGGCCTGTGACCAGAACCACCACACTATCCTGCCCCCAGCtactggggggctcagctggtgcCCATGATGCAGGAACTAGAGGACACCGACCACCCCAGCAGGCGATAGCTCAGGGTTGCAGGCGGCAGCCCCTGACCGACCCACCCCGAACCTCCCCGTCTTCCGGGGGACAGCCTCACCTTGGCCAGCCTGGCTCTCTTGATGAGGTCGTTGAGCTTGCGCAGGGCAGCATTTCGCGGCAGACTCTGAATATCTCGGAACAGGTCCTGCTCCTCCGCCTCGAAGAGCTTCCGGTTGTCGGGGATGAGAAGGGGGTGGGACCAAAAGGAGCCGATGTAGACCCGGATCACCTCCGGGGTGTTCACAATCTTCCCCAGGGACCACATGAGGGCCCCGTACACCCGCATCAGCTGCTGCGTCTCGATCTGGTCCGCCTTGTTCAGCACCACACGCATCTTGTCCTCGTGGTTCTTGAGGGCCTTGATGACCTCTGAGAACTCATCAGAGATGTCCAGCTTGTGGGCGTCAAAGAGCAGGATGATGCGGTCCACCCGCTCGGCGAACCACTCGAGGACGGCCGCGAAGTCGTACCCTGCGGCAGAGGGGCGGtcaggagggggggaggggggctccgtggcacagggaggggcctggggacaGGAGGCCAGGCGCCGGACACAGAGTCTAGGAAGTCACACCTGGGTtccagcccgccccccccccccccacatgtcCACTCTTTGGCCTTGAACATGTTAGTGTTCCTGACTGTTCTCTCACCCATAGATGGACATACTAATAGTAATTGACTAATGGAATTATAAGGACTAAATACACTCCGAGCCCAGCACATAGTTATTAGTAacatcattattcccatttattCTTCTCGTTCAGGCAAAGAGGCTCTTTCCATTCAGCGACAGGGCTCAAGAAAGTGCTTCGGGGGCGGGCTCTGCCCAGCAACCAGGCAGGGGCGTGGTCAGTGCCACGGAAATATGGGGGCACAGTGACTCAGCCAAGACCACCTTGCTGGTAGGCAGCCGCTGGGGCATGGAACCCAGCTCTCCAACCCCAAGTTCAGCGCTTGCTCCGGCGGGCAAGACGTTCACTTCATGGCCCCATTTCACCCCCGCAGCATACTTTGAGATCCGCAGGATGAGGAGACTCACCCTGGcttttcagaggagaaaactgaggtccagagatgAGGTGACAGTCAAACGGTCCCTAAGCGGTGGGGCCAGGGCTGGACCGCACCACCTGGGCCCTGGGCTCCCCGAACATGCGGAGGGCAGCTGTCTTACACATGgccacctccctgcctctccaccctttctccttccctccccagggcccaggctcaCCCAGTAGCTCCCACAGAGTCCAGGAGGCCTGTGCATTCCTGCTCCAGGCGAGCCTGCAGCCTGCAcccactctcctgctctctggAGCCCGGAACCAGCAAGCCTGCCCCCCTTGGTGGCTGGGGAGGGCAGCAGGGCTCATTCCCAACTGTGGCTGTGGCGTGCAGGCCTCGGGCAGGGCAGCCCAGAGAGCACGCTGCAGCTCCTTGTAAACAAATCCCAGAGTGGCCACTCCCAGTCGGCTGGGCAGCTAGAGCCCAGCACTTAGTCGACAaggaagcagaggctcagagagtgcACAGGGCCCCCAAGGGAGGGGTGGAAGCAGGGTCATGTCTCCCCACTTCAAATCAGGCCCTCTGGTCACCCCTCCATGGACTCAGGAAAGCAAAGGGGCTAAAGAAGCTGTAAAGAAAAGAGGCTCCCGCCTCTCCCACCTCTCACCAATCGCTGATGGCACCAGCCattcggggggcggggggggggcgctgcaAAGGCTTTGGGGGAAGTAAGGGCAAGGCTGACCAGCCCCCACttcggggtggggagggacagtaGTAGCTCAGTGTGGCCAGAAGATGATGGCCCCCTGCCCATTCCCGTCAGCCCAGTGTTCTCGAGGTAGGATGTGCTCCGAAGGGGTCGCCTGAGTAGCACTGGCCTGGCAAGCTTACTTCTAGTTTCTGTTCAGCCATTAAGGTGCTGTGTGTTCTTGGGCAAAGAGCCTTCCGTCGCTGGTCCCCGGTTTCTCTGCCTGTCAAAGCAGGGAGCTGGACAGGAAGACCTCTGAgcttcccttctccctgcttctAAGACCagaggggtgagggtggagagCAGGACGGATGAAGGGGAGACACGAGGAAGTCCTTGccagacagggagaaaggaggcTGGGGGCCTCTGTCTTAAACACCTTGGGGGGGCCTGTGTGAAATCTGCTCTTGCTTGAGGACAGGCTTCTGGAAACCTTTTCTGGGATTTCATAAGCACAGAGGCTTCCTATTCATCTTCCCACTTTTGCAAATTCTGCATGCTGTGACGAGTGCTATCAAACTACAAAGTCCGTAATGCCAGGCGCTTTCTCCCGAGGTTTGGCCACGAGGACCCGAGGACCAGGTGATGAGGGCGTAGCCTTCCTCAGAAGCTCAGCCTCCTGCTCCCAGCTATTCAGAGCCTAGCAGCCTCCAGGACAGGTAATTATCtctgggatggggggtggggggcggacaGTTCTTAGGCACATCCAGGAATGGGAGCATCTGAAAGGCACAGATGGACCCATTAAGCAAAAGGCAGGGGACTAGCTCTCTCATTTATCTTCTGTGTGACCTTAGCAaatctgaacctcagttttctcagctgtcaaatggggatgataacaCCTGACCAATGAGGGGTCAGTGATAGAGCCACGGCAATAGGATTCAAGAGCACAGGGAGGGCCTGGATCAGTCTGGAGGCTCTGCTCTAATGTCTGGGGTCATAGGTCCCCTTCCCTGGCTGGTCTTGGGAATGGCTCTGAGACCCCCAGCAGGGACTCGTGAGCACCTGCAGCAGCTCAAGGGCTTATAAGACATGAACTAGGAGGTGGAGGGAGATTTAAGCCCCGAGAGACTGAGCAGCAAAGCTGGTCTTCCCGGAAACCCTGGGATTACGTGCAGCAAGTCTGGCTCCAGGAGATCTGGTCTGCAGGCATCAGGGCCAGAGACCGCGCAGCCTGCAGCGACCTGGGGCTCTCCCCACAACCCTCCAGGCTCCAGAGGACTGGAAAGAAAGCATTTCTAGGTAATGCCAGGCAGGAGGAAATCAATGAGACAAACACAATAAGCAAGGCAACTCCTTAATCACCCACTGGCTTCCCGCATATTCTGAAGAGCAAAGCAGGGACGCTGACAGGCAgcacatttctttgtattttcaaccACAccatctcatttgatcctcataacTGTCCACATGCCGGGAGCTACACAGGGCAcacaggcaggaaggggaggggacagagaggttAGGGGCTGGCCAAGCTCACACAGGCAGGTTGTGGCGAACTCGGGACTAGACCCCA
This region includes:
- the EHD3 gene encoding EH domain-containing protein 3, whose amino-acid sequence is MFSWLGSDDRRRKDPEVFQTVSEGLKKLYKTKLLPLEEHYRFHEFHSPALEDADFDNKPMVLLVGQYSTGKTTFIRYLLEQDFPGMRIGPEPTTDSFIAVMHGQVEGIIPGNALVVDPKKPFRKLNAFGNAFLNRFVCAQLPNPVLESISVIDTPGILSGEKQRISRGYDFAAVLEWFAERVDRIILLFDAHKLDISDEFSEVIKALKNHEDKMRVVLNKADQIETQQLMRVYGALMWSLGKIVNTPEVIRVYIGSFWSHPLLIPDNRKLFEAEEQDLFRDIQSLPRNAALRKLNDLIKRARLAKVHAYIISSLKKEMPSVFGKDNKKKELVNNLAEIYGRIEREHQISPGDFPNLKRMQDQLQAQDFSKFQPLKSKLLEVVDDMLAHDIAQLMVLVRQEETQRPVQMVKGGAFEGTLHGPFGHGYGEGAGEGIDDAEWVVARDKPMYDEIFYTLSPVDGKITGANAKKEMVRSKLPNSVLGKIWKLADIDKDGMLDDEEFALANHLIKVKLEGHELPNELPAHLLPPSKRKVAE